CACGGCACCCCGCTGAAGACGATGGGCGCCGACCAGTCGACGTACCCCGTGGTGGCCGCGGCGACCGGGAGCTTCGCCAAACTGCTGGCCCGGGTGGACCGCTGGGACTACAACCTCACGTCCAACCGCCACTCGACTCAGATGTGGGAGTCGGCGTTCCCCGGCGACCACGAGACCCTCGAGTACGGCTATCCGCGCAACGACGTCTACTGCTCGGCTTCCGCCGAGGACGTCGCCCGCGTCCGCAAGGAACTGGGCGTCCCCGACGGCAAGAAGGCCCTGCTCTACGCGCCCACGCACCGCGACTACGCCACCGGCTTCGCGTCGGGCCTTGACCTGGCCGAGTTCTGCGAGGCGATCGGCGACGACTACGTCGTCCTGCTGCGCGCCCATTACTTCTACGACCAGGGCCCCTGCCGGGGCGGCGGCCGGATCATCGACGTCACCGGGCACCGCTCGTCGGAGGACGTGTGCCTGGCCGCCGACGCGCTGATCACGGACTACTCGTCGATCATGTTCGACTACGCCAACCTGGACCGGCCGATCGTCGTGTACGCCGACGACTGGGACGTCTACCGGGAGACGCGGGGCGTCTACTTCGACCTGATGCGTCTCCCGCCCGGCCGCGTCGCCCGCACGCCCGGGGAGCTGGCGGCCGTCTTCCGTGACGGCTCCTACGCGGACGAGTCCGCCACCTCGCTGCGGGCCGCGTTCCGGGAGCGCTTCTGCCAGTTCGACGACGGGCGGGCCGCCGAGCGCGTCGTGCGCCGGGTGCTGCTGGGAGAGCAGCCCGAGTCGATCCCGCCCGTGATCCCGCTGGCGGAGCGCGTCCCGGCCCCCGCCGCCACTCTCGTGAGGAGCTGACCGAAGAAGTGCCCCGCTTCAGCATCATCGTCCCCGTCTACAAGGTGCAGGGCTTCCTGCGCGCGTGTCTCGACTCGGTGCTCGGCCAGTCCTACGGCGACTTCGAGGTGATCGCCGTGGACGACCGCTCGCCCGACGGCAGCGGCGCGATCCTCGACGAGTACGCCGCCCGCGACGCCCGGGTGCGGGTGCTGCACCTGCCCGAGAACGTCGGCCTGGGCCGGGCCCGCAACGCCGGCCTGGCGCAGGCGGCCGGCGACTACGTCCTGTTCCTGGACAGCGACGACCACTACACGCCGGGTCTGCTGGCCGCCGTCGCCGCACGCCTGGCGGCGACCGACGACCCGGACATCCTCGTCTTCGACCATGTGCGCACCCACTGGTGGGGCCGGGGCGGGCGCAGCGAGGCGGCGGACCTGCTGGCCGCGGCGGGCCTGGAGACGTTCGGCATCCGGCAGAGCCCGCAGTATCTGAACCTGTTCCTGGTCGCCTGGAACAAGGCCTACCGGCGCTCCTTCCTCCAGGAGCACGGGCTGGAGTACGCGCCGGGGCTGTACGAGGACGCGCCGGTCACCTACCGGTCGATGGTGCTGGCCGACCGGATCGCCTGCCTGGACCGGATCGGCGTGGAGTACCGCCAGCGCCGCCAGGGCGCGATCACCAAGACGCCCGGGCGCCGGCACTTCGACATCTTCCCGCAGTACGAGGGCCTGTTCGCGTTCCTGGAGCAGCGCCCCGACCTGGACTGGGCGCGGCCGCTGCTGCTGGAGCGGGCTCTGGACCACATGCTGTTCGTGCTGGCCCGCGAGGACCGGGTGCGGCCCGCGGACCGGGGCGACTTCTACCGCGAGATCCGCTCCTTCCACCGCCGTCACCTCCCCGAGGGCGGCTTCCCGCAGCCGGACGGCTGGCGCGGGGTCGAGATGCGGCTGCTCGCCTCGGCGCCCTACGCGTCGTACGCCGCGGCACGCGGGCTGCGGGATCTGCGCGCGGCGGCCCTGGGCGGGCAGCGGCGGGTGGTGCGCAAGGCGTCGGAGACGGCGGTGCGCGGCTGGTACGCGGCCCAGTCGAAGCGCCCCCTCGATCCGCACCTCGCCGTCTACTCGGCGACCCACCACCGGGGCGTGGCCGGTGACCCGGCGGCGATCCACGAGAAGGCGCGCGAGATCGCCCCGCACATCCGGGGCGTGTGGGTGGTCCGGGAGGACGCCGTGGACGCGCTGCCGCGCGGCATCGACCATGTGACACCGGGCTCGCGGCGCTACCACGAGGTCATGGCCCGGGCCACGTACTGGGTGAACAACGTCAACTGGCCCGGCACCCTGGCCAAGCGCCCCGGCAGCGTCCACATCCACACCCACCAGGGCACCCCGCTCAAGTACATGGGCGCCGATCTGCTGACCAAGCCGGGCGCCCGGCACGGCTTCGACGTGCCGCAGATGCTGCGCCGGGCCGACCGCTGGGACTACAGCCTGGTCGCGGGGCGGCACGCGGAGCGGGCCTGGGAGCGGGCGTACCCGTGCCACTTCACCTCGCTGCGGACCGGCAGCCCGCGCAACGACGTGCTGGTCGGGGCCGGCCCGGAGCGGGGCCGGGAGGTGCGCGAGCGGCTCGGCGTCCCGGCCGGTGACACGGTGGTGCTGTACGCGCCGACCCGCCGCGACTACCGGCGGGGCGGCCATGTCGACCGGTTCGACCTGACCCGGTTCGCCGAGGACCTGGGCCCCGGGCACACGCTGGTCGTCCGTCTGCACCCGTCGCTGGCGGGGGGCGTCGCGCGGGGCCTCGGCCTGGCCGACCTGCACCGGCGCGGCGTGCTGGTGGACGCGACCGACGAGCCGCACGTCGAGGAC
This is a stretch of genomic DNA from Streptomyces hawaiiensis. It encodes these proteins:
- a CDS encoding bifunctional glycosyltransferase/CDP-glycerol:glycerophosphate glycerophosphotransferase, with protein sequence MPRFSIIVPVYKVQGFLRACLDSVLGQSYGDFEVIAVDDRSPDGSGAILDEYAARDARVRVLHLPENVGLGRARNAGLAQAAGDYVLFLDSDDHYTPGLLAAVAARLAATDDPDILVFDHVRTHWWGRGGRSEAADLLAAAGLETFGIRQSPQYLNLFLVAWNKAYRRSFLQEHGLEYAPGLYEDAPVTYRSMVLADRIACLDRIGVEYRQRRQGAITKTPGRRHFDIFPQYEGLFAFLEQRPDLDWARPLLLERALDHMLFVLAREDRVRPADRGDFYREIRSFHRRHLPEGGFPQPDGWRGVEMRLLASAPYASYAAARGLRDLRAAALGGQRRVVRKASETAVRGWYAAQSKRPLDPHLAVYSATHHRGVAGDPAAIHEKAREIAPHIRGVWVVREDAVDALPRGIDHVTPGSRRYHEVMARATYWVNNVNWPGTLAKRPGSVHIHTHQGTPLKYMGADLLTKPGARHGFDVPQMLRRADRWDYSLVAGRHAERAWERAYPCHFTSLRTGSPRNDVLVGAGPERGREVRERLGVPAGDTVVLYAPTRRDYRRGGHVDRFDLTRFAEDLGPGHTLVVRLHPSLAGGVARGLGLADLHRRGVLVDATDEPHVEDVMLASDVLVTDYSALMFDYALLDRPIVVHADDWGAFAASRGAYFDITADAPGHVSRSYRELAWLFASGTWQDAEAARLRSGFRERYCEFEDGRAAERVVRLLMLGERGGALLPAARRTVGSRTRPEALIER